In Geobacter sp., a single window of DNA contains:
- a CDS encoding metal ABC transporter permease, with translation MDIAEILSYGFMQRALLAGSLIAVLCAVLGCFLVLRRLSLIGDGLAHVTFGSVALALLLKFYAASALFVSLPVVMLCSLGILKLTERARVTGDAAIGIVSSLGIAIGVILASLGGGFTADLFSYLFGNILAISRAEVLLAVVLCTTVLLLVTFFYHELVAITFNEELARISGIRTGRISSLLVLLTALTVVLAMKLVGIMLISALLILPSSAALQLARGFRTTLVLAALLGVIAVIGGTFASVMLNIPTGATIVLLNFMIFGLACFGKRLLAQE, from the coding sequence ATGGATATAGCCGAGATACTTTCCTATGGTTTCATGCAGCGTGCGCTTCTTGCCGGCTCGCTGATCGCTGTGCTCTGCGCCGTGCTCGGCTGTTTCCTGGTGTTGCGCCGCCTTTCCCTTATCGGCGACGGGCTTGCCCACGTCACCTTCGGCAGCGTTGCGCTGGCCCTCCTGCTCAAGTTCTACGCCGCATCGGCCCTCTTTGTCTCGCTGCCGGTGGTGATGCTCTGCTCGCTCGGCATTCTCAAACTGACCGAACGGGCCCGCGTGACCGGCGATGCCGCTATCGGCATTGTCTCCTCGCTCGGGATCGCCATCGGGGTCATCCTGGCGAGCCTCGGCGGCGGCTTCACCGCCGACCTCTTTAGTTACCTGTTCGGCAACATCCTGGCCATCAGCCGGGCCGAGGTGCTGCTGGCAGTGGTGCTCTGCACGACGGTCCTGCTCCTCGTCACCTTTTTCTATCACGAACTGGTTGCCATCACCTTCAACGAGGAGCTGGCGCGGATCAGCGGCATCCGCACCGGCAGGATCAGTTCCCTCCTGGTGCTGCTGACGGCGCTGACCGTGGTCCTGGCCATGAAGCTGGTGGGGATCATGCTGATATCCGCGCTGCTGATCCTCCCGTCGTCGGCTGCCCTGCAACTGGCCAGGGGGTTCAGGACGACCCTGGTGCTTGCCGCGCTGCTGGGGGTGATTGCCGTCATTGGCGGAACCTTTGCCTCGGTGATGCTGAACATCCCCACCGGGGCAACCATAGTGCTGCTCAATTTCATGATCTTCGGCCTTGCCTGTTTCGGGAAACGGCTGCTGGCCCAGGAATGA
- a CDS encoding HAMP domain-containing protein produces MCDKSLQHNFPDRHTSLLPQSSKSIYWYTAIIQRRNALLRSVSKWLTFSVSEKELRRISDHDTLLPTRRMGISLTKGGGVMTIKFRLIINNILAALILAILIGLSGYSMMHLGRLQDDAAQKAHAAEVTALASKVGMSQYQAIADAIINRDLLQSDKEWDRKKELNLKRMNELVASVSAPEEKQLASEAKKSFETLVSLYETRLHPLLKANAGITGEMREIDDLMDKELEVIRVNTNKLTDSFAKSADKADKDFDGTRGTSISVMLAVGIIGLLVLIGFSAWISTSIIAPLKRFDLFVADLASGEGDLTRKVEYRGNDELGSLSRSLNQFIDTLHEIVKNVLKDGIQVVIGASRVHEMSDEITKESDALASQAMAVATASEEMSATSNDIAANCSQAAQAGAVANGTATDGSSVVQETVDGMQRIAQRVQDAASTVESLGARSDQIGTIVGTIQDIADQTNLLALNAAIEAARAGEQGRGFAVVADEVRALAERTTKATREISEMIKSIQAETRNAVDSMEQGVCEVEKGSIGAARSGEALQNIIEQINAVTMQISQIATAAEEQTATTSEISGSIQQVTDIAQKASGSAHEATSASNELLVQAEELMTILGKFKINEDVSMILNKAKSAHLIFVGKIKAHVDGHKRVDGNALPTHLTCAFGKWYQDKGQELCGRLPVFREIEAPHARVHELGKQAVAACDARDMARAQLCCQEMTENSQKLIGIIERLERERLG; encoded by the coding sequence ATGTGCGACAAAAGCTTGCAGCATAATTTCCCTGATCGGCATACTAGTTTGTTGCCACAGAGCAGTAAATCAATTTACTGGTATACTGCAATCATACAACGTCGGAATGCCCTGTTGCGCAGTGTTTCGAAATGGTTGACTTTTTCGGTGTCAGAAAAAGAACTGCGGCGAATATCCGATCATGACACCTTATTACCGACAAGGCGCATGGGCATATCCTTGACAAAAGGAGGTGGTGTTATGACCATAAAATTCCGGCTCATCATCAACAACATCCTGGCAGCCCTGATCCTGGCGATTCTGATCGGCCTCAGCGGGTATTCCATGATGCATCTGGGGCGCCTGCAGGACGATGCGGCCCAAAAGGCCCATGCTGCCGAAGTCACCGCCCTGGCGAGCAAGGTCGGCATGTCGCAGTACCAGGCCATTGCGGATGCCATCATCAACCGGGACCTTTTACAATCCGACAAGGAGTGGGACAGAAAAAAGGAGCTGAACCTGAAGCGCATGAACGAGCTGGTCGCGTCGGTCAGTGCGCCCGAGGAGAAGCAGCTTGCCAGCGAGGCGAAAAAGTCGTTCGAGACCCTGGTCTCATTGTATGAAACCCGGCTTCATCCGCTGCTCAAGGCCAATGCCGGCATTACCGGCGAGATGCGGGAGATCGACGATTTGATGGACAAGGAGCTGGAGGTTATCCGGGTAAATACCAACAAGCTCACCGACTCATTCGCGAAATCTGCCGACAAGGCCGACAAGGATTTTGACGGCACCCGGGGCACGAGCATTTCCGTCATGCTGGCCGTCGGCATCATCGGCCTTCTCGTCCTGATCGGCTTTTCCGCCTGGATCTCGACGAGCATCATCGCGCCGCTGAAGAGATTCGATCTCTTTGTTGCCGACCTTGCCAGCGGGGAAGGCGACCTGACCAGGAAGGTCGAGTATCGGGGCAACGATGAACTGGGGTCGCTCAGCAGGAGCCTGAACCAGTTCATCGATACGCTGCACGAAATCGTGAAAAATGTCCTGAAAGACGGGATCCAGGTGGTGATCGGGGCGAGCAGGGTCCATGAAATGTCCGACGAGATCACGAAGGAGTCCGATGCCCTTGCCTCCCAGGCCATGGCAGTTGCCACAGCCAGCGAAGAGATGTCTGCCACCTCCAACGACATTGCCGCGAACTGCTCCCAGGCGGCTCAGGCGGGGGCTGTTGCCAATGGTACGGCCACCGATGGTTCATCAGTGGTTCAGGAAACAGTGGACGGGATGCAGAGGATTGCCCAGCGGGTTCAGGATGCCGCTTCCACGGTGGAAAGCCTTGGCGCTCGTTCCGATCAGATCGGCACCATTGTCGGCACGATCCAGGACATTGCCGATCAGACCAATCTGCTTGCGCTCAATGCCGCCATCGAGGCGGCCCGCGCCGGCGAACAGGGGCGGGGTTTTGCCGTGGTGGCGGACGAGGTGCGGGCTCTTGCCGAACGGACAACCAAGGCCACCCGCGAAATCAGCGAGATGATCAAGAGCATTCAGGCCGAAACCAGGAATGCGGTCGATTCCATGGAACAGGGGGTGTGCGAGGTCGAGAAGGGGTCGATCGGTGCTGCCCGCTCAGGCGAGGCGCTGCAGAATATCATCGAGCAGATCAACGCCGTCACCATGCAGATCAGCCAGATCGCCACGGCGGCAGAGGAGCAGACCGCCACCACCAGCGAGATCTCCGGCAGCATCCAGCAGGTGACGGACATTGCGCAAAAAGCGTCCGGCAGCGCCCATGAAGCGACATCCGCGTCCAACGAACTGCTAGTGCAGGCAGAAGAGCTGATGACGATTCTGGGTAAGTTCAAGATCAACGAAGATGTCTCGATGATCCTCAACAAGGCCAAGAGCGCCCACCTGATCTTTGTCGGCAAGATCAAGGCGCATGTTGACGGCCATAAGAGGGTTGACGGGAATGCACTGCCGACCCATCTGACCTGTGCGTTCGGCAAATGGTACCAGGACAAGGGGCAGGAACTCTGCGGCAGGTTACCGGTTTTCCGCGAGATCGAGGCGCCCCATGCCCGGGTGCACGAGCTGGGCAAGCAGGCCGTTGCTGCCTGCGATGCCAGGGACATGGCCCGCGCACAGCTCTGTTGCCAGGAGATGACGGAGAATTCGCAGAAACTGATCGGCATCATCGAACGATTGGAGCGTGAACGGCTCGGTTAA
- the fsa gene encoding fructose-6-phosphate aldolase: MKFFIDTADVNEIREAHELGLVDGVTTNPSLIAKSGRKFKDVIKEIVSIVDGPISAEVISLDAKGMVKEAKELVKIHKNIVVKVPMTTEGLKATKELTKLKIRTNVTLIFTPMQALLAAKAGASYVSPFVGRLDDISQDGMGIIEEIRTIFDNYGYTAEIIVASVRNPVHVLQSALIGADIATIPYSVMVQLAKHPLTDAGIKKFLEDWEKVPK; this comes from the coding sequence ATGAAGTTTTTCATCGATACCGCCGACGTCAACGAGATCCGCGAGGCCCACGAATTGGGACTGGTGGACGGCGTCACCACCAACCCGTCGCTCATCGCCAAGTCGGGACGCAAGTTCAAAGACGTGATCAAGGAGATCGTCTCCATCGTCGACGGCCCCATCTCTGCCGAAGTCATTTCGCTGGACGCCAAGGGGATGGTCAAGGAAGCCAAAGAACTGGTCAAGATCCACAAGAACATCGTCGTCAAGGTACCGATGACCACCGAAGGGCTCAAGGCAACCAAGGAGTTGACCAAGTTGAAGATCAGGACCAACGTGACCCTGATCTTCACCCCGATGCAGGCACTGCTTGCCGCCAAGGCGGGCGCCAGCTACGTCTCCCCCTTTGTCGGGCGACTGGACGACATCTCCCAGGACGGGATGGGGATCATCGAAGAGATCAGGACCATCTTCGACAACTACGGCTACACGGCCGAAATCATCGTCGCCAGCGTCCGCAACCCGGTCCATGTCCTCCAGTCGGCCCTCATCGGTGCCGACATCGCCACCATCCCCTACTCGGTCATGGTGCAGCTCGCCAAGCACCCCCTTACCGACGCCGGGATCAAGAAGTTCCTGGAAGACTGGGAGAAAGTGCCCAAATAA
- the folK gene encoding 2-amino-4-hydroxy-6-hydroxymethyldihydropteridine diphosphokinase gives MHTAYIALGSNQGDRELNLLRGVAEIGRLPGSKISALSGFYETEPVGTLPQENFYNAVLRLETDFAPEPLLHELLRIESEVFQRTREVPGGPRRMDLDLLLYNDQVLQTADLTLPHPRLHERRFVLAPLAEIAPNLRHPVLQEPVATLLSRLPRKPGIRKLEEPTWD, from the coding sequence ATGCACACGGCATATATTGCGCTCGGCTCCAATCAGGGTGACCGGGAACTGAACCTGCTGCGGGGCGTTGCTGAAATCGGCAGACTGCCGGGATCGAAGATCTCCGCCCTTTCCGGCTTCTATGAAACCGAACCGGTGGGAACCCTTCCCCAGGAAAACTTTTACAACGCGGTGCTGCGCCTGGAAACCGATTTCGCCCCCGAACCCCTTCTGCACGAACTGCTGCGGATAGAGTCGGAAGTATTCCAGCGGACTCGGGAGGTGCCGGGAGGCCCGAGGCGGATGGACCTGGACCTGCTCCTGTACAACGACCAGGTCCTGCAGACAGCCGATCTGACCCTCCCGCATCCGCGCCTGCACGAACGACGCTTCGTCCTGGCGCCGCTTGCCGAGATAGCCCCGAATCTTCGCCATCCGGTTCTGCAGGAACCGGTGGCAACGCTCCTGAGCCGACTCCCCCGTAAGCCCGGCATCAGAAAACTGGAGGAACCAACATGGGACTGA
- a CDS encoding bifunctional homocysteine S-methyltransferase/methylenetetrahydrofolate reductase gives MTLRERLKNEVLAGDGAIGTMLYAKGVGLDANFEHLNLVRPQLVLELHAEYLAAGARIIETNTFGANLTRLQPIGLAHKLAEINRQGALLARRAAGTEALVAGSVGPLVRLKGEERELSADEQQEIFRTQVNALADGGVDLLLLETFSDPAQLCHAIAAARTTGLPVIASMAFQEGGRTACGCTAEQVAMTLTAAGADAIGANCGAGPLEVLRTVQRLAAATDLPVAAFANSGFPEYVEGRHIYRCTPEYFASMAEEMVAAGATLVGGCCGTTPAHIRAVADRLKGMRPALRSRVPRSEPSPAAREEQREPAGFLADWGRRPVITVELDPPQGMRVDKILAGSRALKEAGADAINLAENPLARVRMGNIALGSMIRQEVGIEVIAHITCRDRNLLGLQSDLMGASLLGVRTLLAVTGDPARLGDQAGASSVYDLNSFGLLKLMHDLNTGVNALGQPIGQGTGFTIGCAFNPNSPKPEVQVARLEKKIAAGARFAQTQPIYDREILLEMTEQTRHLAIPLLPGILPLVSERNCEYLHNEVPGIVIPDHIRRRMRGKEKEAGVREGLAIAREFIDGVRHEVGGFYLIPPFGKYELAVELIRFIREGR, from the coding sequence ATGACGTTGCGTGAACGGCTGAAAAACGAGGTCCTGGCGGGAGACGGCGCCATCGGCACCATGCTCTACGCCAAGGGTGTCGGACTGGACGCCAACTTCGAGCACCTGAACCTGGTCCGTCCCCAACTGGTGCTGGAGCTCCACGCCGAATACCTGGCAGCCGGTGCCCGGATCATCGAGACCAATACCTTCGGAGCCAACCTCACCCGGCTGCAGCCGATCGGCCTTGCCCACAAACTGGCAGAGATCAACCGCCAGGGGGCGCTCCTTGCCCGCAGGGCCGCCGGAACAGAGGCCCTGGTGGCGGGCTCCGTCGGTCCTCTCGTCCGGCTGAAAGGTGAGGAGCGGGAGCTTTCCGCCGACGAGCAGCAGGAGATCTTCCGTACCCAGGTGAACGCTCTGGCGGACGGAGGTGTCGATCTTCTCCTCCTGGAGACCTTCTCAGACCCGGCACAGCTCTGTCACGCCATTGCCGCGGCCAGGACGACCGGTCTGCCGGTCATAGCCAGCATGGCCTTCCAGGAGGGGGGCAGGACAGCCTGCGGCTGCACCGCCGAGCAGGTGGCCATGACGCTCACCGCTGCCGGAGCTGATGCCATCGGCGCCAATTGCGGTGCCGGCCCCCTGGAAGTGCTGCGGACCGTGCAACGACTGGCAGCCGCCACCGACCTCCCGGTTGCGGCCTTTGCCAACAGCGGCTTTCCCGAATACGTCGAAGGTCGCCACATCTACCGCTGCACCCCGGAATACTTCGCCAGCATGGCCGAAGAGATGGTGGCAGCCGGCGCCACCCTGGTGGGGGGGTGCTGCGGCACGACCCCCGCGCATATCCGCGCCGTTGCGGACCGCCTCAAAGGGATGCGGCCGGCGCTTCGTTCGCGCGTCCCCCGTTCCGAGCCTTCCCCGGCAGCACGGGAGGAGCAACGGGAGCCGGCAGGGTTCCTGGCGGATTGGGGCAGGCGGCCGGTCATCACCGTTGAACTCGACCCGCCCCAGGGGATGCGGGTCGACAAAATCCTCGCCGGCAGCCGTGCCCTCAAGGAGGCAGGCGCGGACGCCATCAACCTGGCGGAAAACCCGCTGGCCCGGGTCCGAATGGGAAATATCGCCCTGGGAAGCATGATCCGGCAAGAGGTGGGGATCGAGGTGATCGCCCACATCACCTGCCGCGACCGCAACCTCCTCGGCCTCCAGTCGGACCTGATGGGGGCGAGCCTGCTGGGGGTCCGCACCCTCCTGGCGGTTACCGGTGATCCCGCCCGCCTCGGCGACCAGGCAGGCGCATCGTCGGTCTACGACCTCAACTCCTTCGGCCTGCTCAAGCTGATGCACGACCTGAATACCGGGGTCAATGCCCTGGGCCAGCCCATCGGCCAGGGGACCGGCTTTACCATCGGCTGCGCCTTCAATCCGAATTCGCCCAAACCAGAGGTTCAGGTTGCCCGGCTGGAGAAAAAGATCGCTGCCGGTGCCCGGTTTGCCCAGACCCAGCCGATCTACGACCGGGAGATCCTGCTGGAGATGACAGAACAGACGCGCCACCTGGCGATCCCGCTCCTGCCCGGCATCCTCCCCCTGGTGAGCGAACGAAACTGCGAATACCTGCACAACGAGGTACCGGGAATCGTCATCCCGGACCATATCCGCCGCCGGATGCGCGGCAAGGAAAAGGAAGCCGGAGTGCGGGAAGGACTGGCCATTGCCCGCGAATTCATCGACGGGGTGCGCCATGAGGTGGGAGGATTCTACCTCATCCCCCCCTTTGGCAAGTATGAACTGGCAGTGGAACTCATCCGTTTCATCAGGGAAGGGAGATGA
- a CDS encoding transcriptional regulator → MRLLFFAVIGYVIYKVAQGFLKSRKTEEPLPPKKGEETKRDPVCGVYVSEEDAVIGRVEDERIYFCSMECLEKYRDQLEQKEAAAKSINQ, encoded by the coding sequence ATGCGCCTGCTTTTTTTCGCCGTCATCGGCTACGTCATCTACAAGGTCGCCCAGGGGTTCCTCAAAAGCCGCAAGACCGAAGAGCCCCTGCCACCCAAAAAAGGTGAGGAGACCAAGCGCGATCCGGTCTGCGGTGTCTACGTCAGCGAGGAAGATGCGGTGATCGGCCGGGTGGAGGATGAGCGGATCTACTTCTGCTCCATGGAGTGCCTGGAAAAGTACCGCGACCAACTGGAACAGAAGGAAGCAGCAGCCAAGAGCATCAACCAATAA
- the nikR gene encoding nickel-responsive transcriptional regulator NikR: protein MGETVRFGVSMDEELLGSFDRLIEQKGYGNRSEAIRDLVRSALVEQEWESGEAETVGTVTLVYNHHVGDLAEKLTEQQHSHHNEIISALHVHLDAHNCLEVLVVRGPARDVQQIADELIGVKGVKHGKLVMTTTGKELPA from the coding sequence ATGGGTGAGACGGTCCGCTTTGGGGTCTCCATGGATGAGGAACTGCTCGGGAGTTTTGACCGGTTGATCGAGCAGAAGGGGTACGGAAATCGCTCCGAGGCGATCCGCGACCTGGTCCGTTCGGCGCTGGTGGAACAGGAGTGGGAGTCGGGCGAGGCAGAGACCGTGGGGACCGTGACCCTGGTCTACAACCATCATGTGGGGGATCTGGCTGAGAAATTGACCGAACAGCAGCATTCCCACCACAACGAGATCATCTCGGCGCTCCATGTCCACCTGGATGCCCACAACTGCCTGGAGGTGCTGGTGGTTCGCGGTCCTGCCCGTGACGTGCAGCAGATTGCCGACGAGCTGATCGGCGTCAAGGGGGTCAAGCACGGCAAGCTGGTGATGACCACCACCGGCAAGGAACTCCCTGCCTGA
- a CDS encoding DedA family protein, translated as MHEVINWLLATILKMGYPGIFLLMAMESSVIPIPSELVMPPAGYWAAEGKMNIFVAIVCGTLGSLVGAYANYFAAHYLGRPLVLRYGKYVGITEHKFAKVEAFFHKHGEISTFIGRLLPVVRHLISLPAGLAGMNHWKFSFYTLFGAGIWCTVLAWIGYIIGENQDLIMRYSHQAVIGVVIFSVLLVAVYVWVHRRRSR; from the coding sequence CTGCACGAAGTCATCAACTGGCTGCTGGCTACCATCCTGAAGATGGGGTATCCCGGTATTTTTCTGCTCATGGCCATGGAGAGCTCGGTCATCCCGATCCCCAGCGAACTGGTCATGCCCCCTGCCGGCTACTGGGCTGCCGAGGGGAAGATGAACATCTTCGTCGCCATTGTCTGCGGCACCCTGGGGAGCCTGGTCGGCGCCTATGCCAACTACTTTGCTGCCCATTACCTGGGGCGGCCGCTGGTGCTCCGTTACGGCAAATATGTCGGCATCACCGAACACAAGTTTGCCAAGGTCGAGGCATTCTTCCACAAACATGGCGAGATTTCAACATTCATCGGCCGGCTTCTGCCGGTGGTCCGCCACCTGATCTCGCTCCCGGCCGGACTGGCAGGGATGAACCACTGGAAGTTTTCCTTCTACACCCTCTTCGGTGCCGGGATCTGGTGCACGGTGCTTGCCTGGATCGGCTACATCATCGGCGAGAACCAGGACCTGATCATGCGTTATTCCCACCAGGCGGTCATCGGCGTGGTGATCTTCAGCGTGCTGCTGGTGGCGGTGTACGTCTGGGTGCACCGCCGCCGCTCACGATAG
- the corA gene encoding magnesium/cobalt transporter CorA: MNGSATHRSVKSGLPPGTLIHIGEQSTHATAVRVISYSQESITEQQIGSSTEVPTMALPPSAVTWYDIEGLSDVEMIREIGERLHLHPLVLEDILNTSQRPKREEYDNYLFIVLKMLYPRDNGSIAAEQVSLVLGPDFVLSFQEGIRGDLFISIRDRIKSGKGRTRGMGADYLAYSLMDIIVDQYFTVLEEMGERIEALEEKVVAKPTPMTTREIHRLKRNAIFLRRAVWPLREVILSLERLESHLISAPVAIYLRDLYDHTVQAIDAIETSRDILSGTLDTYLSSINTRTNEIMRVLTVIATVFMPLSFLASLWGMNFKVMPELELRWGYPAALGIMTVVACVMLLWFRKRRWL; encoded by the coding sequence ATGAACGGCAGCGCCACGCACCGATCCGTCAAGTCCGGACTTCCCCCCGGCACCCTGATCCATATCGGCGAGCAGAGCACGCACGCAACCGCGGTCCGTGTCATCTCCTACAGCCAGGAGAGCATCACGGAACAGCAGATCGGCTCCAGCACCGAGGTCCCGACCATGGCTCTCCCCCCCTCTGCCGTTACCTGGTACGACATCGAAGGGCTCAGCGACGTGGAGATGATCCGGGAGATCGGCGAACGCCTGCATCTCCACCCCTTGGTCCTCGAAGACATCCTCAACACCAGCCAGCGACCAAAGCGGGAAGAATACGACAACTACCTGTTCATCGTCCTGAAGATGCTCTACCCCCGCGATAATGGCAGCATCGCCGCCGAACAGGTCAGCCTCGTGCTCGGCCCGGACTTTGTCCTTTCCTTCCAGGAAGGCATCAGGGGCGATCTATTCATCTCCATCAGGGATCGGATCAAGAGCGGCAAGGGGAGGACCAGGGGGATGGGAGCGGATTATCTCGCCTATTCCCTGATGGACATTATCGTCGATCAGTATTTCACGGTGCTGGAGGAGATGGGGGAACGGATCGAGGCCCTGGAGGAGAAGGTGGTGGCAAAACCGACCCCCATGACGACCAGGGAGATCCACCGCCTGAAAAGAAACGCCATATTCCTGCGTCGAGCCGTTTGGCCGCTCAGGGAGGTCATACTGTCGCTGGAACGGCTGGAGTCGCACCTGATCTCGGCACCGGTCGCCATCTACCTGCGTGATCTCTACGACCACACGGTTCAGGCCATCGATGCCATAGAGACAAGCCGGGACATCCTTTCCGGCACCCTGGACACATACCTTTCCAGCATAAACACCCGCACCAACGAGATCATGCGGGTGCTGACCGTCATCGCCACGGTCTTCATGCCCCTTTCCTTCTTGGCGTCGTTGTGGGGGATGAATTTTAAGGTGATGCCGGAACTGGAACTCCGGTGGGGCTATCCGGCAGCTCTCGGCATCATGACGGTTGTCGCCTGCGTCATGCTCCTCTGGTTCAGGAAACGGCGCTGGCTCTAG
- a CDS encoding cupin domain-containing protein: MNIRQGNIFATLPAAVSAEVFENLVELEGVRIERITSQGQTTAQGEWYDQERHEWVLLLQGGADLQFEDGRSPLRLLPGDHVLIPAHCRHRVAWTDPNLQTVWLAVHWDATTPCG, from the coding sequence ATGAACATCCGGCAGGGAAACATCTTTGCGACACTTCCGGCAGCGGTCTCAGCCGAGGTGTTCGAGAATCTCGTCGAACTGGAAGGGGTGCGCATCGAACGGATCACCTCGCAAGGGCAGACGACAGCGCAAGGGGAGTGGTACGACCAGGAACGGCACGAGTGGGTCCTGCTCCTCCAGGGGGGCGCAGACCTTCAGTTTGAAGATGGCAGGTCGCCGCTTCGGCTCCTGCCCGGCGACCACGTGCTGATACCCGCGCATTGCCGCCACCGGGTGGCATGGACAGATCCGAACCTGCAGACTGTCTGGCTGGCAGTGCATTGGGACGCGACGACTCCTTGCGGTTGA
- a CDS encoding alpha/beta fold hydrolase yields MFSTDSPSSTSIHHGKTHTCANGVQLHYRIQGDGPTTLLLLHGFAASSVTWEELRPYFPSDRYRLYLPDLKGAGLSAKPRDGAYRPEDHAALVLDLMEGLQLHDAVLVGHSLGGGIALFTWEMARESRRERLIGRLVLIDAAAYPQRLPRFFAYLRMPVAGSLILHLLPLKVMVRYNLEHVYHTPDEVTEERIARYSGCFTGRNTAYALIATARQLDPAVYQHRLPDYGKVTIPTLIVWGRHDRVIRLPAGERLHREISGSRLVVLDAGHNPHEERASDCATAIRAFMEEHG; encoded by the coding sequence TTGTTTAGCACGGATTCCCCCTCAAGCACAAGCATCCATCACGGGAAAACCCACACCTGCGCCAATGGCGTGCAACTGCATTACCGGATCCAGGGTGACGGCCCGACAACGCTCCTCTTGCTCCACGGCTTTGCCGCATCGTCGGTAACCTGGGAGGAGCTGCGTCCGTACTTCCCTTCTGACCGTTACCGGCTCTACCTGCCCGATCTCAAGGGTGCCGGCCTCTCGGCAAAGCCCCGTGACGGCGCCTACCGGCCCGAAGACCATGCAGCCCTGGTCCTTGACCTCATGGAAGGACTCCAGTTGCATGATGCCGTGCTGGTCGGCCACTCCCTGGGGGGAGGGATCGCCCTGTTCACCTGGGAGATGGCGCGGGAATCCAGGCGCGAACGGCTCATCGGCAGACTGGTCCTCATCGATGCGGCAGCCTATCCCCAGCGGCTCCCCCGCTTTTTCGCCTACCTGCGCATGCCGGTTGCCGGTAGCCTCATCCTGCACCTCCTGCCGCTCAAGGTAATGGTCCGCTATAACCTGGAGCATGTCTACCACACCCCCGACGAAGTTACCGAAGAGCGGATAGCGCGCTACTCCGGCTGCTTCACGGGGCGAAATACCGCCTATGCGCTCATCGCCACGGCCCGGCAGCTCGATCCCGCTGTCTACCAGCACCGCCTCCCGGATTACGGGAAGGTCACCATCCCGACGCTTATCGTTTGGGGCCGCCACGACCGCGTCATCCGCCTGCCCGCAGGGGAACGGCTGCATCGCGAGATCTCCGGTTCGCGGCTGGTGGTCCTGGACGCGGGCCACAACCCCCACGAGGAACGGGCATCAGACTGCGCCACAGCCATCAGGGCATTCATGGAGGAACACGGATGA
- a CDS encoding PEP-CTERM sorting domain-containing protein, producing MGDEMSKKLSILVVTVLFCLVSNGMAQATYYHFEDYRWDDVNYSGTGATNSWTYDLDLDQMSLWAISSIPLQSGGLSWDPALATTGSMSENDILHRAYLTMRFCKANGDEIDFFLDDVLSNDLTKISTGGTGTIDVFTQLYDDHFLKVTITSVLGDFKVDWMTLAGCYETGPVPAPVPEPGSLVLLGLGLVALLAVVSRRKV from the coding sequence ATGGGGGATGAAATGAGCAAAAAACTGTCGATTCTGGTTGTGACGGTACTGTTCTGCCTGGTTTCCAACGGAATGGCGCAGGCAACCTATTACCACTTCGAGGATTATCGCTGGGACGATGTCAATTACAGTGGCACGGGGGCCACAAATTCCTGGACCTATGATCTTGATCTGGACCAGATGTCGCTTTGGGCAATTTCGAGCATCCCCCTGCAGAGCGGCGGCTTGAGCTGGGATCCTGCACTGGCCACAACCGGTTCCATGAGCGAGAACGACATCCTCCATCGTGCCTATCTGACCATGCGTTTCTGCAAGGCAAACGGCGATGAGATCGATTTCTTTCTGGACGATGTGCTCTCGAACGACCTTACGAAGATCAGCACCGGCGGGACCGGAACCATCGATGTCTTTACCCAGTTGTACGACGATCACTTCCTGAAGGTGACCATAACGTCGGTCTTGGGCGATTTCAAGGTCGACTGGATGACCCTGGCGGGCTGCTACGAAACCGGCCCCGTTCCTGCTCCTGTCCCGGAACCGGGCAGCCTGGTGCTGCTGGGGCTGGGCCTGGTGGCGCTCTTGGCGGTGGTGTCGCGCAGAAAGGTCTGA